A single genomic interval of Lactococcus sp. S-13 harbors:
- a CDS encoding HAMP domain-containing sensor histidine kinase has protein sequence MKKLFTFNEKRETVEESSAKRSIMLRWAFANTVFCFITFTLFATLTYQLTISAFMREEQRILLNSMDSVEEVLEEAKGPLNSTNLKNYIEYPTKDRSGDSRGLPLTSLVGSREAFYIYDVNHELLHGTSHHVFGFQNQKNNDIKEIQGENPGFLVQRRIISESTGQVVGYLQAFYDITTYHRISNLLLIVLLILEIVALIIAQIIGYFMANYFMKPLEKLHQGMQKMANDPKNEFEAIEITSGDEIEELANVYNDMMHKMKNYLDQQKRFVSDVSHELRTPLAVLDGHINLLNRWGKNDPEVLDESLQASLDEVARMKKMLEEMLALARLENVDLSSEDLDCDVAKVCDHAVKNFSLIHEDFKIVLNNQLDYPVHARISENHFEQGLRILLDNAVKYSPDDRKVVKIRISEDEKFVITRVSDQGIGIGQEDIDHLFERFFRADKARNREIGGTGLGLSILARLAENYQGEIEVSSELGVGSTFTLKFPKID, from the coding sequence ATGAAAAAATTATTTACTTTTAATGAAAAAAGAGAAACGGTGGAGGAAAGTTCGGCTAAGCGTAGTATCATGCTGAGGTGGGCTTTTGCCAACACCGTTTTTTGTTTCATTACTTTCACACTCTTTGCGACATTGACTTATCAGCTGACGATTAGTGCGTTTATGCGCGAAGAGCAAAGGATTTTGCTCAATTCTATGGATAGTGTTGAGGAAGTTTTAGAGGAGGCTAAAGGGCCTTTAAACTCAACGAATCTGAAAAATTATATTGAGTATCCTACAAAAGATCGCTCAGGGGATTCTCGTGGCTTGCCTTTGACTAGCCTAGTGGGTTCACGAGAAGCCTTTTATATTTATGATGTGAATCATGAACTCTTGCATGGGACTAGTCATCATGTATTTGGGTTTCAAAATCAAAAAAATAATGACATTAAAGAAATACAAGGTGAAAATCCTGGATTTTTAGTTCAGCGACGAATTATTTCTGAATCAACTGGTCAAGTGGTGGGTTATTTACAAGCTTTTTATGATATAACAACCTATCATCGGATTTCTAATTTATTATTAATTGTTCTTCTAATCTTGGAAATTGTTGCCTTGATTATTGCTCAAATTATCGGTTATTTCATGGCCAATTATTTCATGAAGCCGCTAGAAAAATTACATCAGGGAATGCAAAAAATGGCAAATGATCCTAAAAATGAGTTTGAAGCAATTGAGATTACGAGTGGTGACGAAATTGAAGAGTTGGCGAATGTTTATAATGACATGATGCACAAAATGAAAAATTATTTGGATCAGCAAAAACGTTTCGTGTCTGATGTTTCTCATGAGTTGCGCACACCACTTGCGGTACTTGATGGCCATATTAATTTATTAAATCGATGGGGTAAAAATGATCCTGAAGTTTTAGATGAATCTTTACAAGCGAGTCTAGATGAAGTGGCACGCATGAAGAAGATGTTGGAAGAAATGCTGGCTTTGGCTCGTTTGGAAAATGTTGATTTATCAAGCGAGGATTTGGATTGTGACGTTGCGAAAGTCTGTGATCATGCGGTGAAAAATTTCAGTCTCATCCATGAAGACTTTAAGATTGTGCTGAACAATCAGCTTGATTACCCAGTTCATGCTCGGATTTCAGAAAATCATTTCGAGCAGGGCTTGAGAATTTTACTGGATAACGCGGTAAAATATTCGCCAGATGATCGAAAAGTGGTTAAGATTAGAATATCAGAAGATGAAAAATTTGTTATCACGCGTGTTTCTGACCAAGGAATTGGGATTGGTCAAGAGGATATTGATCATCTCTTTGAACGTTTCTTTAGAGCGGATAAGGCGCGTAATCGTGAGATTGGTGGGACTGGTTTAGGTTTATCTATTCTGGCGAGACTTGCTGAGAATTATCAAGGGGAAATAGAAGTGAGTTCGGAATTGGGGGTTGGTTCAACCTTTACATTGAAATTCCCTAAAATAGATTAA
- a CDS encoding uracil-xanthine permease family protein, giving the protein MNDNDIILKVDEKPAVSQWFGLSFQHLFAMFGSTVLVPILVGINPAIALLSSGLGTLAHMSVTKFKVPAYMGSSFAYIGAMTLLMKNGGMPAIAQGAMTGGLVYLIVALVVKAIGKGWIDKVLPPIVVGPIVMVIGLSLAPTAINDAMYTDVAHLQGYSLAYIIIALITVLAIVIYSIYGKGFLSVVPILLGIITGYVAAIIIGKITGNDIVSFTEISKAHWLSIPPVEIPFASYRWAFYPSAILTMAPIAFVTMTEHFGHIMVLNSLTKKDYFQDPGLERTLSGDGAAQIIAGFLGAPPVTSYGENIGVMAITKIHSIYVIAGAAVLAVLVSFIGKITALLQSIPAPVIGGASIALFGVIAASGLKILVENKVNFDIKRNLLISSVVLVIGIGGMIINITQNFQISSVAIATLLGIILNLVLPKDPSEAPTK; this is encoded by the coding sequence GTGAACGATAATGATATTATCTTGAAAGTTGATGAGAAACCAGCCGTAAGTCAGTGGTTTGGCCTTTCCTTCCAACATTTATTTGCCATGTTTGGCTCAACGGTTTTGGTTCCCATTTTGGTCGGAATCAACCCCGCAATTGCCCTCTTAAGCTCAGGTTTAGGAACGCTTGCGCACATGAGCGTGACTAAGTTTAAAGTGCCTGCTTACATGGGTTCAAGTTTCGCTTACATTGGAGCGATGACGCTGCTGATGAAAAATGGCGGAATGCCTGCGATTGCGCAAGGTGCGATGACGGGTGGTTTGGTTTACCTGATTGTTGCCTTGGTAGTCAAAGCGATTGGTAAAGGTTGGATTGACAAAGTTTTACCACCGATTGTGGTTGGGCCGATTGTCATGGTCATTGGGCTTTCACTTGCACCAACAGCAATCAATGACGCGATGTATACTGATGTGGCGCATCTGCAAGGTTACAGTCTTGCCTACATCATCATCGCTTTGATTACAGTACTTGCGATTGTCATTTACAGCATTTATGGTAAAGGCTTCCTGTCAGTTGTGCCGATTTTGTTGGGTATTATCACAGGTTATGTGGCGGCCATTATCATCGGAAAAATCACAGGCAACGACATTGTTTCTTTCACAGAAATCTCAAAAGCGCACTGGCTTTCGATTCCTCCTGTTGAGATTCCGTTTGCTAGCTACCGTTGGGCCTTTTATCCAAGTGCAATTTTGACAATGGCACCAATCGCCTTTGTCACAATGACTGAGCATTTCGGCCACATCATGGTGCTTAACTCACTTACGAAAAAAGATTATTTCCAAGACCCAGGTCTTGAGCGCACTTTATCAGGTGACGGTGCAGCACAGATTATTGCAGGTTTTCTTGGCGCCCCCCCAGTCACTTCATATGGTGAAAATATTGGCGTCATGGCCATCACTAAAATTCATTCAATTTACGTGATCGCTGGAGCAGCCGTTCTTGCCGTCCTAGTCTCATTCATCGGTAAAATTACCGCCCTCCTTCAGTCCATCCCAGCACCTGTCATTGGTGGCGCCTCAATCGCCCTCTTTGGTGTTATCGCGGCCTCAGGTCTGAAAATCTTGGTCGAAAACAAAGTGAATTTTGACATCAAACGTAACCTCTTGATTAGCTCAGTCGTTCTGGTCATCGGGATTGGGGGAATGATTATCAACATCACACAAAACTTCCAAATCTCATCCGTTGCGATTGCTACACTACTTGGGATTATCTTAAACCTTGTTTTACCAAAAGATCCCAGTGAAGCACCAACCAAATAA
- a CDS encoding DUF6056 family protein: MNVTNVIEFMHKRKVPLLLSLFFYFLYFKMRNIDWLDKDAQIFSKIDASPLSFAIQRYKIWSSRFWIEGATLFSSHHLLIFCLITMILVFLLFYSMSQMLALLGFDNNYLFVLIFIAIFPINSLDSAGMIATIVNYIWPIALFSYWLMTDLQMRLEEISKTKKVISILFLILSVFNEGLAVVLLLYIILKAIVDRKDFINPYNISYGVISLLSILNILLAPGNHNRNITETAHWFPKFDKISLFDKILIQFNNISVNLIDHYGLLLTFLALLLIIKASQERKILLMVLAGLAVLLGNSYQKIISTNLDKIIENSSKQTFSTRLIDNLMGQSFVFAVIIGLIAAVIFLLYGKSKESLLLIGALGITFSSAMAAALSPTLLASLDRPLIPLYIVLTFSCIFLANDIISVHSKTPLVAVAEKEIDEKEVDEKEEVNEKQKEKEVLKNA, translated from the coding sequence ATGAACGTTACAAATGTTATAGAGTTTATGCATAAGAGAAAAGTCCCCTTGCTTTTATCGCTCTTCTTTTATTTTTTATATTTTAAAATGAGAAACATTGACTGGCTGGATAAAGACGCGCAGATTTTTTCAAAAATTGATGCCTCGCCCCTTAGTTTTGCGATACAAAGGTACAAAATTTGGTCATCACGATTTTGGATTGAAGGAGCCACCCTTTTTTCAAGCCATCATCTCCTTATTTTTTGTCTTATAACCATGATTTTAGTGTTCTTATTATTTTACTCGATGAGTCAAATGCTTGCTCTTTTAGGATTTGATAATAATTATTTGTTTGTGCTTATTTTTATCGCAATATTTCCTATCAACTCCCTAGATTCAGCAGGTATGATTGCCACAATCGTGAATTACATCTGGCCAATAGCCTTATTTAGTTATTGGCTAATGACAGATTTGCAAATGCGATTAGAAGAAATCAGCAAAACCAAAAAAGTGATAAGTATCCTGTTTTTAATCCTCTCTGTATTTAACGAAGGCTTAGCCGTTGTTTTGTTGCTTTATATCATTCTTAAAGCCATTGTTGACAGAAAAGACTTTATAAACCCCTACAATATTAGCTATGGCGTCATTTCTCTTCTAAGTATCTTAAATATCCTTCTAGCACCAGGAAATCATAATCGGAATATCACAGAGACAGCCCATTGGTTCCCCAAATTCGATAAAATTTCCCTATTTGACAAGATTTTGATTCAATTCAATAATATCAGTGTCAATTTAATTGATCATTACGGTCTGCTTTTGACATTCTTGGCCCTCCTGCTCATCATAAAAGCTTCTCAAGAAAGAAAAATACTCCTAATGGTTTTGGCAGGCTTAGCTGTCCTCTTAGGGAACTCCTACCAAAAAATTATCTCGACCAATCTGGATAAAATTATTGAGAATTCTTCAAAACAAACGTTTAGTACGCGTTTAATTGATAATTTAATGGGACAAAGCTTTGTATTTGCAGTGATAATTGGCTTGATTGCTGCCGTCATTTTCTTGCTCTATGGAAAATCAAAAGAAAGTTTGCTACTGATTGGTGCCTTAGGAATAACTTTTTCTTCAGCGATGGCAGCAGCTCTATCCCCGACCTTGTTAGCATCACTGGATAGGCCCCTTATTCCCCTATATATTGTCTTAACTTTTTCTTGCATCTTTTTGGCAAATGACATTATTTCGGTTCATTCCAAAACGCCACTCGTTGCAGTTGCTGAAAAAGAAATTGACGAAAAAGAAGTTGACGAAAAAGAAGAAGTTAATGAAAAACAAAAAGAAAAAGAAGTTTTAAAAAACGCCTGA
- a CDS encoding aspartate carbamoyltransferase catalytic subunit yields the protein MSVKNGLVQLSNLTSMEKLSVEEVMGLIKRASAFKAGTADFALEQQTFASNLFFENSTRTHHSFHIAERKLGLDVLEFDAQASSISKGETLYDTVLTLDALGVEVCVIRSGVENYYEELVESDNIHCAIVNGGDGSGQHPSQCLLDLMTIYEEYGHFDGLKIAISGDLSHSRVAKSNMMMLKKLGAKLYFTGPAAWYSEEFDEYGRYANLDRILPELDVHMLLRVQHERHDSDESFSKEGYHKQFGLTEERAKMLKPTAIIMHPAPVNRDVEIADTLVESTQSRIVQQMSNGVYTRMAILEAILAGRKAAK from the coding sequence ATGTCAGTAAAAAATGGTTTAGTTCAATTATCAAATCTCACAAGCATGGAAAAACTGTCTGTTGAAGAAGTCATGGGCTTGATCAAAAGAGCCTCAGCTTTCAAAGCAGGAACGGCAGATTTCGCCCTTGAGCAGCAAACTTTTGCTTCCAATCTTTTCTTTGAAAACAGCACGAGAACCCACCACAGCTTTCACATTGCCGAGCGCAAATTGGGCCTTGACGTCCTCGAATTTGACGCGCAAGCCAGCTCAATTAGCAAAGGCGAAACACTTTACGACACTGTCCTAACCCTTGATGCACTTGGGGTTGAAGTCTGCGTTATCCGCTCAGGCGTAGAAAATTACTACGAAGAACTGGTCGAATCAGACAATATTCATTGCGCCATTGTCAATGGTGGAGACGGCTCAGGCCAACACCCAAGCCAATGTTTACTTGACTTGATGACTATTTATGAAGAGTACGGTCATTTTGACGGTTTGAAAATCGCGATTTCTGGTGACTTGAGCCACTCGCGCGTCGCCAAATCAAACATGATGATGCTCAAAAAACTTGGCGCCAAACTGTATTTCACTGGCCCAGCCGCATGGTATAGCGAAGAATTTGATGAGTACGGCCGCTATGCCAACCTTGATCGAATCTTGCCAGAGCTTGACGTGCATATGCTCTTGCGCGTTCAGCACGAGCGCCACGACAGCGACGAAAGCTTCTCAAAAGAAGGCTACCACAAACAATTTGGCCTGACTGAAGAACGGGCAAAAATGCTCAAACCCACAGCAATCATCATGCACCCAGCTCCTGTCAATCGGGACGTTGAGATTGCAGACACTCTTGTTGAAAGCACTCAAAGCCGCATTGTACAACAAATGAGCAACGGCGTTTACACCCGCATGGCGATTTTAGAAGCAATTTTAGCAGGACGCAAAGCCGCAAAATAA
- the pyrR gene encoding bifunctional pyr operon transcriptional regulator/uracil phosphoribosyltransferase PyrR, giving the protein MARKEIIDEITMKRAVTRITYEIIERNKALDKLVLIGIKTRGVYLAKRIQERLQALEGLEIPFGELDTRPFRDDKPAQENTTEIPVDIAGKDVILVDDVLYTGRTIRAAIDGLVKLGRPARVQLAVLVDRGHRELPIRADYVGKNIPTGHDEEIIVQMSEHDGADSILIERKD; this is encoded by the coding sequence ATGGCTAGAAAAGAAATTATTGACGAAATCACGATGAAGCGTGCGGTTACGCGGATTACTTACGAGATTATCGAGCGCAATAAAGCCCTTGATAAACTGGTTTTGATTGGAATTAAAACACGTGGTGTTTATCTGGCCAAACGTATTCAAGAGCGTTTGCAAGCCCTTGAAGGCTTAGAAATTCCATTTGGAGAATTGGATACTCGTCCGTTTCGTGACGATAAACCTGCCCAAGAAAATACCACAGAAATTCCGGTTGACATTGCTGGAAAAGATGTGATTTTGGTTGATGACGTGCTTTATACAGGACGTACGATTCGGGCTGCAATTGATGGTTTGGTCAAATTAGGTCGCCCTGCACGTGTCCAATTGGCGGTGTTGGTTGACCGTGGACATCGTGAGTTGCCTATTCGAGCAGATTATGTAGGCAAAAACATTCCAACAGGTCATGACGAAGAAATTATCGTTCAAATGTCAGAACACGATGGTGCTGACAGCATCTTGATTGAACGAAAAGATTAA
- a CDS encoding carbamoyl phosphate synthase small subunit translates to MSKRLLILEDGTVFEGEAIGANLDVTGELVFSTGMTGYQESITDQSYNGQILTFTYPLIGNYGVNRDDYESIKPTCKAVVVREAARRPSNWRMQISLDEFLTAKNIPGIAGVDTRAITRIVREHGTMKASMVLARDEVSHQLSQLQATVLPINQVQTSSTATPYPSPNTGRNVVVVDFGLKHSILRELSKRHCNLTVVPYNTTAQEILDMDPDGVMLTNGPGDPTDVPEAIEMIQGIQGKVPVFGICLGHQLFSLANGAKTYKMKFGHRGFNHAVKNLTTGRIDFTSQNHGYAVDSENLPEDLEITHIEINDQSVEGLRHRRYPAFTVQFHPDAAPGPHDASYLFDDFMTLIDDFKK, encoded by the coding sequence ATGAGCAAGAGACTCCTAATCTTAGAAGACGGCACTGTTTTTGAAGGAGAAGCCATTGGCGCAAATTTAGACGTCACAGGCGAACTCGTTTTTAGCACAGGCATGACCGGCTACCAAGAATCTATCACCGACCAATCCTACAACGGACAAATTCTGACCTTCACCTATCCTTTAATCGGAAACTATGGTGTCAACCGTGATGATTATGAATCAATAAAACCAACCTGCAAAGCAGTTGTCGTTCGCGAAGCTGCTCGCCGCCCCTCAAACTGGCGGATGCAGATTTCATTGGACGAATTTTTGACTGCCAAAAATATCCCCGGTATTGCTGGCGTAGACACCAGAGCCATTACTCGAATCGTCCGTGAACACGGCACGATGAAAGCTTCAATGGTGCTTGCCCGTGACGAAGTTAGCCATCAGTTGAGCCAACTCCAAGCCACTGTCTTGCCAATCAATCAAGTTCAGACCAGCAGCACAGCGACTCCTTACCCTTCACCAAACACAGGAAGAAATGTGGTGGTGGTTGATTTTGGGCTGAAACACAGCATTTTGCGTGAGCTTTCAAAACGTCATTGTAACCTCACCGTTGTCCCTTATAACACCACAGCCCAAGAAATTTTGGACATGGATCCAGATGGTGTAATGTTGACCAACGGCCCCGGGGATCCAACCGATGTTCCAGAGGCCATCGAGATGATTCAAGGCATTCAAGGGAAAGTGCCAGTCTTCGGGATTTGCCTAGGTCACCAACTCTTTAGCCTTGCTAATGGTGCCAAAACCTACAAGATGAAATTTGGTCATCGTGGCTTCAATCATGCCGTTAAAAATTTGACCACAGGGCGCATTGATTTTACCTCACAAAATCACGGTTATGCCGTTGATTCAGAAAACTTACCTGAGGACTTAGAAATTACGCACATTGAAATTAATGACCAGTCTGTTGAAGGCTTGCGTCATCGACGCTACCCTGCCTTCACCGTCCAATTTCACCCAGATGCAGCACCAGGACCACACGATGCCAGCTATCTCTTTGATGATTTTATGACGCTCATTGATGATTTTAAAAAATAA
- a CDS encoding ArsR/SmtB family transcription factor produces MITEKEIAEFFKLFSNDGRLKIITSLADKALTVSEIVDATQLSQSLVSQQLKLLKAARILTSEKQGKSVTYSIYDRHILHLLKDVAEHLSEQESAHENQK; encoded by the coding sequence ATGATAACTGAAAAAGAAATTGCCGAATTTTTCAAACTGTTTTCCAATGACGGCCGTTTGAAAATCATAACGAGCCTTGCCGACAAAGCCCTCACGGTCAGCGAAATTGTTGACGCCACCCAACTTTCTCAATCTTTGGTCAGCCAACAACTCAAATTACTTAAAGCCGCCCGAATTTTGACCAGTGAAAAGCAAGGAAAATCAGTGACTTACAGCATTTATGACCGTCACATTCTTCATCTGCTCAAAGATGTGGCTGAGCATTTGAGCGAACAGGAATCTGCCCATGAAAATCAAAAATAA
- a CDS encoding type B 50S ribosomal protein L31, which translates to MKQNIHPNYQPVVFMDTTTGFKFLTGSTRGSKETIEWEDGNTYPMIRVEISSDSHPFYTGRQKFQAADGRIARFEKKYGKK; encoded by the coding sequence ATGAAACAAAATATCCATCCAAATTACCAACCTGTAGTCTTCATGGACACAACAACTGGCTTCAAATTCTTGACTGGTTCAACACGTGGTTCTAAAGAAACTATCGAATGGGAAGACGGAAACACTTATCCAATGATTCGTGTCGAAATCTCATCAGATTCACACCCATTCTACACAGGTCGCCAAAAATTCCAAGCAGCAGACGGACGTATCGCTCGTTTCGAAAAGAAATACGGCAAAAAATAA
- a CDS encoding DNA/RNA non-specific endonuclease has product MKKLLGIAFVGAAVLATSASPLTAQASSVKKVSITEKYYFNQQVVKTVKVKVNVSNKVMVLKAQPVANYELVESSKKITPHKKQTVRFELVKVASTPVADQASILAQLITYTNDKSAGPTQNYYWENGSAKLAGFEGMKAGDYHFGADSEGRSGVARAILTYADYERSKGSRQGSPLDPPAWPSANPKVAISFALTGRTYHGYLYNRSHSIADSLLGAGSYQSSYNFTTGTRSQNVGANQNGGMRYAEEAAENFWKTHPNTNQTIQYQTTPLYQGAEKMPRGSIVDEKSSDGTLDKEIIVLNDAEGLTIDYNSGSENGVASTTPSVATPTPVAPSEQAAPEANGGWTNAAPDMVYVSDSNRYYRSVVNPNNYRYMSRSEAEQAGAKAALRGNQYARP; this is encoded by the coding sequence ATGAAAAAATTATTAGGAATTGCCTTTGTGGGGGCGGCTGTGTTGGCTACTTCAGCATCACCACTTACTGCTCAAGCTTCTTCCGTAAAAAAAGTAAGCATTACTGAAAAGTACTACTTTAATCAACAGGTCGTTAAGACTGTCAAAGTGAAGGTCAATGTTTCGAATAAAGTAATGGTTTTAAAGGCCCAACCTGTTGCGAATTATGAGCTTGTGGAGTCTTCTAAAAAAATCACACCTCACAAAAAGCAGACGGTACGATTTGAGTTAGTAAAAGTAGCGTCAACTCCAGTGGCTGATCAAGCTTCGATTTTAGCCCAATTAATCACTTATACCAATGATAAATCTGCTGGCCCAACCCAAAATTATTATTGGGAAAATGGTTCGGCGAAATTAGCTGGGTTTGAAGGAATGAAAGCTGGGGATTATCATTTTGGTGCAGATAGCGAAGGACGCTCAGGGGTTGCACGTGCAATTTTGACTTATGCGGATTATGAACGTTCAAAAGGATCACGTCAAGGAAGTCCTTTGGATCCTCCAGCTTGGCCTAGTGCTAATCCTAAAGTTGCCATTTCTTTTGCTTTGACTGGACGAACTTATCATGGTTACCTTTATAATCGAAGCCACTCTATCGCTGATAGTTTGCTCGGAGCTGGCTCTTATCAATCGTCTTATAATTTTACAACAGGGACACGGAGTCAAAATGTTGGCGCTAATCAAAATGGGGGAATGCGCTACGCTGAGGAGGCCGCGGAGAATTTTTGGAAAACCCATCCCAATACGAACCAGACAATTCAGTACCAAACCACACCGCTTTATCAAGGGGCTGAAAAAATGCCCCGTGGGTCTATTGTTGATGAAAAATCTTCTGATGGGACGTTAGATAAGGAAATTATTGTTCTAAACGATGCTGAGGGACTTACGATTGACTATAATAGTGGAAGTGAGAATGGGGTTGCGTCAACAACTCCTTCAGTTGCCACTCCAACTCCAGTAGCTCCCTCCGAGCAAGCTGCGCCAGAAGCAAATGGCGGTTGGACAAATGCAGCTCCTGATATGGTTTATGTTAGTGATAGCAATAGATATTATCGTTCTGTGGTGAATCCAAACAATTATCGGTATATGTCTCGCTCAGAAGCGGAACAGGCTGGTGCAAAGGCAGCTTTGCGAGGCAATCAATATGCCCGTCCGTAA
- a CDS encoding YceD family protein, whose protein sequence is MKWSLNELTKKKQINFTEKLDLREELRSRSAEILDCQPVETTGQITYDNGLFYLDYQLKAVLSLPSSRSLKPVEYVMEVAVNEIFASEEKIKEDQDLLENDMIINLDKDLIDLDESVTDNILLEIPLQILGENEEDEALPAGKFWSVLTEEDYQKQQEEKKVEKKSPFSDLDGLFD, encoded by the coding sequence ATGAAATGGTCATTGAATGAATTAACTAAGAAAAAACAAATTAACTTCACGGAAAAATTGGATTTGCGTGAGGAATTGCGCTCACGTTCGGCAGAAATCTTGGATTGTCAACCTGTTGAAACGACTGGTCAAATCACTTATGATAATGGTTTGTTTTACTTAGATTACCAATTAAAAGCTGTATTGAGCTTGCCTTCATCACGAAGTCTAAAACCTGTTGAATATGTAATGGAAGTTGCTGTCAACGAAATTTTTGCTAGTGAAGAAAAAATTAAAGAAGATCAAGATTTATTAGAAAATGATATGATTATCAATTTGGATAAGGATTTGATTGACTTAGATGAGTCGGTGACGGATAACATTTTATTAGAGATTCCTTTGCAAATCTTGGGTGAAAATGAAGAAGACGAGGCCCTACCTGCTGGAAAATTTTGGTCTGTCTTGACTGAGGAAGATTATCAAAAGCAGCAAGAAGAGAAAAAAGTAGAAAAAAAATCACCATTTTCTGATTTAGATGGTTTGTTTGATTAG
- a CDS encoding response regulator transcription factor, whose amino-acid sequence MASKKILIIEDEKNLARFVSLELEHEGYATEIKDNGRLGLEEALSKDYNLILLDLMLPELDGFEVARRLRKEKDTPIIMMTARDSTMDRVAGLDIGADDYITKPFAIEELLARVRAFFRREEQGQAVERAENTAFRDLVIDKTNRTVHRGKKVIDLTRREYDLLLTLMQNVGDVVTREHLVSQVWGYEEGTETNVVDVYIRYLRNKIDVEGQESYIQTVRGLGYVMRERK is encoded by the coding sequence ATGGCATCAAAGAAGATTTTGATAATTGAGGACGAAAAGAATTTAGCACGGTTCGTTTCTCTCGAATTAGAGCATGAAGGTTATGCGACGGAAATCAAAGATAATGGACGTTTGGGGCTTGAAGAAGCACTTTCTAAAGATTATAATTTGATTTTGCTTGATTTGATGTTACCAGAGCTTGATGGTTTTGAAGTAGCACGCCGTTTGCGTAAAGAAAAAGATACACCAATCATCATGATGACTGCGCGTGATTCAACAATGGATCGTGTTGCTGGTTTGGATATTGGAGCTGATGATTACATCACAAAACCTTTTGCGATTGAAGAGCTTTTGGCGCGTGTACGGGCATTCTTCCGCCGTGAAGAACAAGGTCAAGCTGTTGAACGTGCTGAAAACACAGCTTTCCGTGATTTGGTCATTGACAAAACTAACCGAACAGTTCATCGCGGGAAAAAAGTGATTGATTTAACGCGTCGTGAATATGACTTACTTTTGACTTTGATGCAAAATGTTGGTGATGTCGTAACGCGTGAACATTTAGTTTCGCAAGTTTGGGGCTATGAGGAAGGGACAGAAACAAACGTTGTTGACGTTTATATCCGTTATCTTCGCAACAAAATTGACGTTGAAGGACAAGAAAGTTATATCCAAACCGTTCGTGGTTTAGGGTATGTGATGCGTGAACGCAAATAA